Proteins from a single region of Parambassis ranga chromosome 16, fParRan2.1, whole genome shotgun sequence:
- the LOC114449004 gene encoding ataxin-1-like has translation MKANQERSNGCLPPKKREILALEQRPVVVATATPPAVVAADSPHTENLAWLASVASERCKSREAESPRCPVSSSSSSSPSTSIPSSATPLSAVPLASLPAVYPTAIPQQAGTIQFAQLGPNVQFISSGPYAGYISSHIISTNASPAPNSSAIAGQRPQLDGYTTALISPNTKGEQQFQIGLSPTELTPVSLPSSPQVTSQYIHLDGRTPLTVSGNAVTSPTAHLQLHPHTAVLPQTLTLAPSQLVVQYADGSTGKKPEGHAKGVLNGELEMVKQAKASSQPANHQQVQSYEARHILLPADYSQNPAGLQTSLVLVAQPNHGAEHELSSNKISLVQTEKGGICLGKPVSRSSSFTSLSSSEVVKSVAPHTVIQTTLPPEELPASLYSTTQPPIIGYITSANQHAVSYHAALPQHLVIPSGQSLLIPVSGTSNGTEIEVSRTVSALTATTTPQISTAMPHAYLATALSKCEALGPDGNQPPPAAAAQAPALPALPSTPVPAVVAAPSPMPTPVATPAPAAIQASPSISCSSSPVALPPFFMRGSIIQLADGELKRVEDLKTEDFIQSAEISSELKIDSSTVERIDSGQSPNAVVIQFSVGELKAQVCVEVLVEYPFFVFGQGWSSCCPDRTTQLFELSCAKLCVGDVCVSLTLRGLRNSSLVDGQGLGSKLKTSHLPDSCHHVDPSVRNSMSPNAAAGPNSGLLMKASSADRLERQQVTGPEPELPAELGSVPGLADGSYRAGPMLAASGMGEIRQESLKTDTSALSKPQCDPERPTVRKRRWSAPERDQTEKAEDEPPVTLPKPSFIPQEVKISIEGRSSTGNERFLKKRVDC, from the exons ATGAAAGCCAACCAAGAGCGGAGTAATGGATGCCTGCCTCCCAAGAAGCGTGAGATCCTGGCTCTGGAGCAGAGGCCTGTGGTAGTAGCCACAGCAACTCCTCCAGCTGTAGTGGCTGCTGATAGTCCCCACACAGAAAACCTAGCCTGGCTGGCCAGTGTAGCTAGTGAACGCTGCAAGTCAAGGGAAGCAGAGAGTCCGAGATGTcccgtctcctcctcttcttcctcttctccctccacctctATACCTTCCTCAGCCACACCGTTGTCAGCAGTACCTCTGGCCTCTCTGCCTGCAGTTTACCCCACAGCCATTCCCCAACAAGCTGGTACCATCCAGTTTGCTCAGCTTGGACCCAATGTTCAGTTCATCAGCTCTGGTCCTTATGCTGGGTACATCTCCTCTCACATCATCTCAACCAATGCTAGTCCGGCACCTAACAGCTCTGCAATAGCAGGACAGCGCCCGCAGCTGGATGGTTACACCACAGCCCTGATCTCCCCCAACACCAAAGGGGAGCAACAGTTTCAGATAGGTCTCTCCCCTACAGAACTGACCCCTGTATCGCTACCAAGCTCTCCTCAAGTCACCAGCCAGTACATCCATCTGGACGGCAGAACACCTCTGACTGTCAGCGGAAACGCTGTCACCTCACCCACGGCCCATCTCCAACTTCACCCTCACACAGCCGTCCTCCCCCAGACACTTACACTTGCCCCTTCACAGCTAGTGGTTCAGTACGCAGATGGCTCAACTGGAAAGAAACCAGAAGGGCATGCTAAGGGTGTGTTGAATGGGGAATTGGAAATGGTCAAACAGGCAAAAGCCTCCAGTCAGCCAGCAAACCATCAGCAGGTCCAGAGCTATGAGGCCAGGCATATCCTCCTACCTGCAGACTATAGCCAAAACCCTGCAGGACTCCAGACCTCCTTGGTACTTGTGGCCCAGCCAAACCACGGAGCTGAACATGAACTCAGTTCAAATAAGATCTCCTTAGTCCAAACTGAGAAAGGAGGCATTTGTTTGGGGAAGCCAGTGTCCAGATCCTCCTCTTTCACCTCCCTTTCATCCTCAGAGGTGGTGAAGTCTGTTGCTCCTCATACAGTCATTCAGACCACTCTGCCCCCCGAGGAGCTGCCAGCCAGCCTTTACTCCACCACACAGCCTCCCATCATTGGCTACATCACAAGTGCAAACCAGCATGCTGTTAGCTACCATGcagcactaccacagcacctAGTCATCCCAAGTGGCCAGTCGCTCCTCATCCCGGTCAGTGGTACCAGTAACGGCACAGAAATAGAGGTTAGCCGCACTGTCAGCGCTCTGACTGCCACCACTACACCTCAAATATCCACTGCCATGCCGCATGCCTATCTGGCTACAGCCCTCTCCAAATGTGAGGCACTAGGGCCAGATGGAAATCAACCACCCCCTGCTGCCGCTGCACAGGCTCCAGCATTACCAGCACTGCCCTCAACCCCAGTTCCTGCAGTGGTGGCAGCTCCCTCGCCAATGCCCACTCCGGTTGCCACTCCTGCCCCTGCTGCCATCCAAGCCTCCCCTTCCATTTCCTGTTCCTCTTCCCCCGTggcacttcctcctttttttatgCGAGGCTCCATTATCCAGCTGGCTGATGGGGAGCTGAAACGGGTGGAGGACTTAAAGACAGAGGACTTTATCCAGAGTGCTGAGATCAGCAGTGAGCTGAAGATTGACTCCAGCACCGTGGAACGTATTGACAGCGGACAAAGTCCTAATGCTGTGGTTATACAGTTTTCTGTGGGAGAGCTCAAAGCACAG GTGTGTGTAGAAGTGCTGGTGGAGTACCCTTTCTTTGTGTTTGGCCAGGGCTGGTCGTCATGCTGCCCAGACCGGACCACGCAGCTGTTTGAGCTGTCCTGCGCTAAGTTGTGTGTgggtgacgtgtgtgtgtcactgacgCTCCGCGGCTTGAGGAATAGTTCATTAGTGGACGGCCAGGGTTTGGGGTCCAAGCTGAAGACCAGTCACCTGCCTGACTCCTGCCACCACGTAGATCCCAGTGTAAGAAACAGTATGAGTCCAAACGCTGCTGCAGGCCCAAACAGTGGTCTTCTCATGAAAGCCTCTAGTGCAGACAGACTGGAGAGGCAGCAGGTCactggaccagaaccagaactaCCAGCAGAATTGGGATCAGTTCCAGGACTGGCAGACGGGAGCTACAGAGCTGGACCAATGCTGGCAGCTTCAGGCATGGGAGAAATAAGACAGGAATCATTGAAAACGGACACGTCTGCCCTCTCTAAACCACAATGTGATCCAGAGAGACCCACAGTCCGTAAGAGACGCTGGTCAGCCCCGGAGCGAGACCAGACTGAGAAAGCAGAGGATGAGCCTCCTGTGACTCTGCCCAAACCCTCTTTTATCCCTCAGGAGGTCAAAATCAGCATTGAGGGCCGCTCAAGTACTGGGAATGAACGATTCTTGAAGAAAAGAGTAGACTGTTGA